The Amycolatopsis nigrescens CSC17Ta-90 genomic interval CGCGGGACCGGCACCCCGGCATGGTGGATCCGGGCCGGTTCAGCAGCCCTTCTTCTCCTGGCGGATGTCGGTCACCGAGCTGTCGTCGGTCGCCCAGGTGGCGCCTGCCTGCACGCACGGATGCCCGTTCGGGAGCGGCCCCGCCCGGACAACCTCGGCGGTGACGTCATAGTCCTTGCAGTTGCGGAAGTAGCTCCACTTTCCTTCAGCGCTGTAGCCGCAAGGCCTCTTCGCGTCGGTGTCCGCGGACACCGGCGCCACCGGCTGCCCGGCGTTCGCCGTCGCGCCCCCGGACAGCAACGCGGCCCCGGCCATGGCTATCGCGGCCACCCCGCCGGCGATCTTGCCCTTCATGGTTCCCT includes:
- a CDS encoding DUF6355 family natural product biosynthesis protein: MKGKIAGGVAAIAMAGAALLSGGATANAGQPVAPVSADTDAKRPCGYSAEGKWSYFRNCKDYDVTAEVVRAGPLPNGHPCVQAGATWATDDSSVTDIRQEKKGC